From the genome of Sphingobacterium kitahiroshimense, one region includes:
- a CDS encoding MDR family MFS transporter, giving the protein MTATLDQDSLIEYGYRRVIITIIAVLCALLEIVDTTIVNVALNDMKGTLGATLTDIAWVITAYAIANVIVIPMTSWLSQQFGRRNYFAASIIIFTVASFLCGNSTNIWELVFFRFIQGMGGGALLVTAQTIITESYPPAKRSMAQAIYGMGVIVGPTLGPPLGGYIVDHFSWPYIFYINVPLGIIAVLLTLTFVKSPKYGEKQAAKDVDWWGVVFLIMFIGSLQFVLEHGQQDDWFSNSTIVILSVTSVLGLLFFVWRELTYDRPIVNLRVLKDKNLQVGVVMSFILGFGLFGSTFVIPIYTQSILGWTATDAGLLLIPSSLMTGFMMPFIGKMIQNGVPQKYMVAIGLCVFFGFSFVMYSRLTNDTGAEHMFWPLIFRGVGLGLLFVPVMTLSLSTLSGKSIGEGAAFTGMMRQLGGSFGIALITTFISRFSQSHRVNLLANLDPTDFEVQQRINQMQASFIAKGFTPNEALGKAYQLLEGSVMKQATVLSYMDVFLYIGILFIACVPFVLMIKQGKNKVDTSSLH; this is encoded by the coding sequence ATGACAGCTACACTTGATCAGGATAGTCTCATTGAATATGGGTATCGGCGTGTCATCATCACTATTATAGCAGTTCTTTGTGCTTTATTGGAGATTGTGGATACCACCATCGTCAATGTCGCTCTCAATGATATGAAAGGAACATTGGGTGCGACGTTAACGGATATCGCTTGGGTCATTACAGCATATGCAATCGCGAATGTGATCGTGATCCCCATGACAAGTTGGCTATCACAACAGTTTGGGCGCAGAAATTATTTTGCAGCCTCTATTATTATTTTTACGGTTGCTTCGTTTTTATGTGGCAATTCAACCAATATTTGGGAACTGGTATTTTTTAGATTTATACAGGGAATGGGTGGGGGAGCATTATTAGTTACTGCTCAAACTATTATTACCGAAAGTTATCCCCCGGCAAAGAGAAGTATGGCGCAGGCCATATACGGAATGGGGGTTATTGTTGGGCCAACGCTAGGTCCTCCTCTAGGTGGTTATATCGTAGATCATTTCTCTTGGCCTTATATTTTTTATATCAATGTTCCTTTGGGTATTATTGCTGTTCTTTTGACACTTACATTTGTTAAGAGTCCTAAATATGGTGAAAAACAGGCTGCTAAAGATGTGGATTGGTGGGGTGTGGTTTTCTTGATTATGTTTATTGGTTCTTTACAGTTTGTATTGGAGCATGGACAGCAGGATGATTGGTTCTCCAATAGTACAATTGTTATTCTTTCGGTTACATCAGTTTTAGGATTACTGTTTTTCGTCTGGAGAGAGCTGACCTATGACCGGCCGATTGTTAATTTGCGGGTTTTAAAGGATAAAAATCTACAAGTTGGTGTCGTGATGAGCTTTATACTCGGTTTCGGCTTGTTCGGTTCGACATTTGTTATTCCGATTTACACCCAGTCTATTTTGGGATGGACAGCAACAGATGCAGGTTTACTGCTTATTCCGAGTTCTCTGATGACTGGGTTCATGATGCCTTTTATCGGTAAGATGATTCAGAATGGGGTTCCTCAGAAATATATGGTCGCGATAGGTTTATGTGTATTCTTTGGTTTTTCATTTGTGATGTACAGCCGTCTGACGAATGATACGGGAGCGGAACACATGTTTTGGCCTTTAATATTTAGAGGTGTGGGTTTAGGTCTATTGTTTGTGCCAGTAATGACTTTATCATTGTCGACCTTATCGGGTAAAAGTATTGGTGAAGGAGCGGCGTTTACGGGAATGATGCGTCAATTGGGTGGTTCATTTGGTATTGCTTTGATTACGACATTTATTTCTCGCTTTAGTCAAAGCCATCGGGTTAATTTATTAGCTAATTTAGATCCAACTGATTTTGAGGTACAGCAACGTATCAATCAGATGCAGGCTAGTTTTATAGCTAAAGGATTTACCCCTAATGAAGCCTTAGGAAAAGCTTATCAATTATTAGAAGGTTCAGTCATGAAGCAGGCTACTGTTTTATCTTATATGGATGTGTTTTTATACATCGGGATATTATTCATAGCCTGTGTACCATTCGTGCTGATGATCAAACAAGGTAAGAACAAAGTGGATACATCAAGCTTACACTAA
- a CDS encoding HlyD family secretion protein — translation MENQEEKKPSNKKFVFILIALILVGGGYGGYKYIHSQSHETTDDAQVDKNMNPIIPKVGGYIAQVYVKDNDIVKKGDTLFTIDTQDYLIKVKEAEAALLGAEGSFEVSKADVNATSANVAISDATVRSNIGSIDVAQIRAEQAQNDFNRYSNLYNNHSITKQQYEQALTTKLEAEKQVEILKQQRNASNSQRQAVLSKTNVASKQTAVAQANIERAKAAVDAAKLNLSYTVVTASADGQISNVKIRPGQMVNPGAALFYIVDNHETWVVANFKETQMNDIRIGQKVAVTVDAYPNIEFEGEVNSFSPATGSKFSLLPPDNATGNFVKTVQRLPVKILLTKANTADHIALLRPGMNADVDVHLK, via the coding sequence ATGGAAAATCAAGAAGAAAAGAAACCATCAAATAAGAAATTTGTCTTCATTCTTATTGCTCTTATCTTAGTTGGAGGAGGGTATGGTGGTTATAAATACATCCACAGTCAGTCGCATGAAACAACAGATGATGCACAGGTTGATAAAAATATGAACCCGATCATTCCTAAAGTAGGTGGTTATATTGCACAAGTGTATGTAAAGGATAATGATATTGTTAAAAAGGGAGATACATTATTTACGATTGATACACAGGATTATCTGATAAAGGTAAAAGAAGCTGAAGCTGCTTTGTTGGGCGCAGAGGGATCTTTTGAAGTATCGAAAGCTGATGTGAATGCCACTTCTGCTAATGTAGCGATTTCTGATGCGACGGTTCGTTCTAATATTGGAAGTATTGATGTTGCGCAAATTCGTGCAGAACAAGCTCAAAATGATTTCAATCGTTATTCGAATCTTTATAATAACCATTCAATTACGAAACAGCAATATGAACAAGCTTTAACAACTAAGTTAGAGGCAGAGAAACAAGTTGAGATTCTAAAACAACAACGAAATGCATCAAATTCACAACGTCAGGCTGTGCTGAGTAAAACAAATGTTGCAAGTAAACAAACAGCAGTAGCACAGGCTAATATTGAACGCGCTAAAGCAGCTGTTGACGCCGCTAAATTGAATCTTTCGTATACAGTAGTTACTGCTTCTGCAGACGGTCAGATTTCTAATGTAAAAATAAGACCTGGACAGATGGTTAATCCTGGAGCAGCATTATTTTACATTGTTGATAATCATGAGACCTGGGTTGTTGCTAATTTCAAAGAAACACAGATGAATGATATTCGAATTGGACAAAAGGTAGCAGTTACTGTTGATGCGTATCCAAATATCGAATTTGAAGGTGAAGTGAATTCATTTTCACCGGCAACAGGTTCTAAATTTTCTTTACTTCCTCCGGATAATGCTACTGGTAACTTTGTGAAAACAGTACAGCGTCTTCCTGTGAAGATATTATTAACGAAAGCTAACACAGCTGATCATATTGCTTTATTGCGTCCAGGAATGAACGCTGACGTTGACGTTCACTTAAAATAA
- a CDS encoding AMP nucleosidase — MAKSKKNVDSPITPGLKSKEEIVHNWLPRYTGRPLEEFGNYILLTNFSKYVTIFSEMHDNAPIYGEDKPMQSVTAGGITIINFGMGSPMAATVMDLLSAIAPKAVLFLGKTGGLKKKIGVGELILPIAAIRGEGTSNDYFPAEVPSLPSFALQKAISTTIRDHSRDYWTGTVYTTNRRVWEHDKDFKKYLKTIRAMAVDMETATIFSVGFANKIPTGALLLVSDQPMIPEGVKTANSDVSVTAKYVDAHISIGIDALKQLKNNGLTVKHLKF; from the coding sequence ATGGCAAAAAGTAAAAAAAACGTAGATAGCCCTATCACACCAGGTTTAAAATCAAAAGAAGAGATTGTTCACAACTGGTTACCACGTTATACAGGAAGACCTTTAGAAGAGTTTGGTAATTATATTTTATTAACAAACTTCTCAAAATACGTCACTATTTTTTCTGAAATGCATGACAATGCACCTATTTATGGTGAAGATAAACCCATGCAAAGTGTTACTGCAGGCGGCATCACTATTATCAATTTTGGTATGGGGAGCCCAATGGCCGCAACCGTCATGGATCTATTGTCTGCTATTGCTCCGAAAGCAGTCCTATTTTTAGGAAAAACAGGGGGGTTGAAGAAAAAAATTGGTGTAGGAGAACTCATCTTACCAATTGCAGCCATCAGAGGAGAAGGTACATCCAATGACTATTTCCCCGCTGAAGTGCCTTCATTACCATCATTTGCATTGCAAAAAGCAATATCAACTACTATTCGCGACCACTCCAGAGACTACTGGACCGGAACAGTCTATACAACCAACAGACGGGTATGGGAACACGATAAAGATTTTAAAAAATATTTAAAAACGATACGTGCTATGGCTGTTGATATGGAGACAGCCACTATTTTCAGTGTCGGGTTTGCAAACAAAATTCCAACGGGTGCTTTATTACTTGTTTCGGACCAACCTATGATTCCAGAAGGCGTAAAGACTGCTAATAGTGATGTAAGTGTAACAGCGAAATATGTTGATGCTCATATCAGTATTGGTATTGATGCGCTTAAGCAACTTAAAAATAATGGGTTGACTGTGAAACATTTGAAATTCTAG
- the clpX gene encoding ATP-dependent Clp protease ATP-binding subunit ClpX — protein sequence MAKNNNSGVHCSFCGMSKNDAQMLIAGDGAHICDRCINQAGEILAEELKQRKSKTLQTALKLIRPLEIKEHLDQYVIGQDDAKKVISVAVYNHYKRLNQKVDQDEIEIEKSNLIVVGETGTGKTLLAKTVAKILNVPFSIVDATVLTEAGYVGEDVESILTRLLQAADYDVAAAERGIIYIDEIDKVARKSDNPSITRDVSGEGVQQALLKILEGTVVNVPPQGGRKHPDQKMIAVNTSNILFICGGAFDGIQKKIANRLRTQTVGYRMNEDDAEIDLKNLYKYITPQDLKSFGLIPELIGRLPVLTYLNPLDKETLLSILTEPKNALIKQYRKLFEYEGIELKFDTEVYNFIVDKADEFKLGARGLRSICEAIMLDAMFEIPTSKEKTNQKELHITLEYATKKFEKSDIKKLQVA from the coding sequence ATGGCTAAAAATAATAATAGTGGCGTTCATTGCTCATTCTGCGGAATGAGTAAAAATGATGCCCAAATGCTTATCGCTGGAGATGGAGCTCACATCTGTGACCGCTGTATCAATCAAGCAGGCGAAATTCTAGCGGAAGAATTGAAACAACGTAAGAGTAAAACATTACAAACTGCGTTAAAACTCATTCGTCCCTTAGAGATAAAAGAACACTTAGATCAGTATGTTATCGGGCAGGATGACGCAAAAAAAGTGATCTCTGTTGCTGTATACAATCATTACAAACGTCTAAATCAAAAAGTTGATCAAGATGAAATTGAAATTGAGAAGTCAAATTTAATTGTTGTAGGTGAAACCGGTACCGGTAAAACTTTACTGGCCAAAACGGTAGCAAAGATTTTAAATGTACCTTTCAGTATTGTAGATGCTACAGTATTAACGGAGGCCGGTTATGTCGGTGAAGACGTTGAAAGTATATTAACTCGTTTATTACAGGCGGCAGATTACGATGTTGCGGCAGCCGAACGCGGTATCATCTATATCGATGAAATTGATAAAGTAGCACGTAAAAGTGATAACCCTTCCATTACCAGAGATGTATCTGGAGAAGGTGTTCAACAAGCATTGTTGAAAATCTTAGAAGGAACAGTTGTTAACGTACCACCTCAAGGTGGCCGTAAGCATCCTGATCAAAAAATGATTGCTGTCAATACAAGCAACATTTTATTTATCTGTGGTGGCGCATTTGATGGCATTCAAAAGAAAATTGCCAATCGTCTTCGTACACAGACAGTAGGTTACAGAATGAATGAGGATGATGCAGAAATTGATTTAAAAAATCTTTATAAGTACATCACACCTCAGGATTTAAAAAGTTTTGGTTTAATACCGGAATTGATCGGAAGATTACCTGTATTAACGTATTTGAACCCATTGGACAAAGAGACACTATTAAGTATCTTGACAGAACCTAAGAATGCGTTAATAAAACAGTATAGAAAATTATTTGAATACGAAGGAATTGAATTAAAATTTGATACCGAAGTCTACAACTTTATCGTAGACAAGGCTGATGAATTTAAACTTGGAGCTCGTGGTTTAAGAAGTATTTGTGAGGCTATTATGCTCGACGCAATGTTTGAAATTCCTACGTCAAAGGAAAAGACGAATCAAAAAGAACTGCATATTACGTTAGAATATGCGACGAAAAAATTTGAAAAGTCGGACATCAAAAAATTGCAAGTCGCTTAA
- the clpP gene encoding ATP-dependent Clp endopeptidase proteolytic subunit ClpP, which yields MNIDKNEFRKYAIKHHRIGSQHVDGFIARAQVNTPTNLTPYIVEERQLNVAQMDVFSRLMMDRIIFLGDGINDQVANIIQAQLLFLQSTDSQRDIQIYINSPGGSVYAGLGIYDTMQYIAPDVATICTGIAASMGAVLLVAGAKGKRAALRHSRVMIHQPSGGAQGVASDMEINLREMMKLKEELYTIIADHSGQTYEWVEKSSDRDYWMKASEAKDFGMIDEILLPKKEIIK from the coding sequence ATGAATATAGATAAAAACGAATTCAGAAAATATGCAATCAAGCATCACAGAATTGGAAGTCAACATGTTGATGGATTTATTGCACGTGCGCAAGTAAACACACCTACGAACTTGACTCCATACATCGTAGAAGAGCGTCAATTAAACGTTGCTCAAATGGATGTATTTTCACGTTTAATGATGGATCGTATCATTTTCTTAGGTGATGGTATCAACGATCAGGTAGCAAATATCATTCAGGCACAATTGTTGTTTTTACAATCAACAGATTCCCAAAGAGATATTCAAATCTACATCAATTCACCAGGTGGTAGTGTTTATGCAGGATTAGGTATTTATGACACGATGCAATATATCGCACCAGATGTTGCTACAATCTGTACAGGTATCGCAGCTTCTATGGGTGCTGTATTATTGGTTGCTGGAGCAAAAGGTAAACGTGCTGCATTGAGACATTCACGTGTCATGATCCACCAACCTTCCGGCGGTGCTCAAGGTGTTGCTTCAGATATGGAAATCAATCTTCGTGAGATGATGAAATTGAAAGAGGAACTTTACACTATTATTGCTGACCACTCAGGACAAACTTACGAATGGGTAGAAAAATCTTCTGACCGTGATTACTGGATGAAGGCTTCCGAAGCAAAAGACTTTGGAATGATTGACGAGATTTTACTTCCTAAAAAGGAGATTATTAAATAA
- a CDS encoding KTSC domain-containing protein → MKRIGESKKIFGITKNEDLATLKKIYRDLIKAWHPDKFQDEVQKEEAELKSTEIIEAYHFLVSISPETHEANLEEYNNTINNFFIEDFEFKGQTLRVTFQDKSTYEYFGVPKTVYTKFINAESRPRFGRRQIFNSYTFRKSANAMGA, encoded by the coding sequence ATGAAAAGAATAGGTGAATCCAAAAAGATTTTTGGTATTACAAAAAATGAAGATTTAGCGACGTTAAAAAAGATATATCGTGACTTAATCAAAGCTTGGCATCCGGATAAATTTCAAGATGAAGTACAAAAAGAGGAAGCTGAGTTAAAAAGTACAGAAATTATTGAGGCTTACCACTTCTTAGTTAGTATTTCTCCTGAGACACATGAAGCAAATTTAGAAGAGTATAACAATACGATCAATAACTTTTTTATTGAAGATTTTGAATTTAAGGGTCAGACATTACGCGTTACATTTCAGGATAAAAGTACTTATGAGTATTTTGGTGTTCCAAAAACAGTGTACACGAAATTCATCAATGCTGAGTCTCGTCCAAGATTTGGTAGAAGACAAATTTTCAACTCATATACATTCCGCAAAAGTGCGAATGCAATGGGAGCATAG
- a CDS encoding pyridoxal-phosphate dependent enzyme → MWYNNILETIGNTPLVKLNKITKDLKGTILAKIETSNPGNSIKDRMALKMIEDAEQAGLLKPGGTIIEGTSGNTGMGLAMAAVVKGYKCIFTTTDKQSKEKVDALRAFGAEVIVCPTNVDPEDPRSYYSVSSRLEREVPNSWKANQYDNPSNALAHYEQTGPEIWEQTEGKITHLVVGVGTGGTISGTAKYLREQNPNIKVWGIDTYGSVFKKYKETGIFDKNEIYPYITEGIGEDFLPQNVDFSLIDLFEKVTDKDAALMTRELARKEGIFAGNSAGSALAGLIQLKDRLKEDDVVVVIFHDHGSRYMGKMYNEDWLRERGFLEDEKLNAKSILKRRGEQAIVTADVEQTVFEAFNFMKTLNISQIPVTQQGMVVGKITESDILNALLENPALKSSSVQEVMTKPFPFVDLNTSIDKISALINKDTQAVLVEDEFGKINIITQYDIINAISEA, encoded by the coding sequence ATGTGGTATAATAACATTTTAGAAACAATAGGAAATACCCCTCTTGTTAAGCTAAACAAAATCACCAAAGATTTAAAAGGAACCATCCTAGCGAAGATCGAGACCAGTAACCCCGGCAACTCGATTAAGGACAGAATGGCACTTAAAATGATTGAAGATGCAGAGCAAGCTGGCTTATTAAAACCAGGAGGAACAATCATTGAAGGAACTTCTGGAAATACAGGTATGGGATTAGCCATGGCTGCTGTTGTCAAGGGCTATAAATGTATTTTTACCACAACAGATAAACAATCCAAAGAGAAAGTCGATGCTTTACGTGCCTTTGGCGCAGAAGTGATCGTTTGTCCCACAAATGTGGATCCTGAAGATCCCCGCTCCTATTATTCGGTATCGAGCCGTCTGGAACGCGAAGTTCCCAATAGCTGGAAAGCCAATCAATACGATAACCCTTCAAATGCGCTGGCACATTATGAACAAACTGGTCCTGAAATATGGGAACAAACTGAAGGGAAAATCACCCACCTTGTCGTGGGTGTTGGTACTGGAGGTACCATTTCAGGTACAGCCAAATATTTGAGAGAGCAAAATCCTAATATTAAAGTATGGGGAATAGATACTTATGGGTCTGTATTTAAAAAATATAAGGAAACCGGTATTTTCGATAAAAATGAAATATACCCTTACATAACAGAAGGTATTGGTGAAGATTTTTTACCGCAAAATGTTGATTTTAGTTTAATTGATCTTTTTGAAAAAGTTACCGATAAAGATGCTGCATTAATGACGAGAGAACTGGCTCGTAAGGAAGGAATTTTTGCCGGAAACTCAGCTGGATCAGCATTAGCAGGTCTTATTCAATTAAAAGATCGCTTAAAAGAAGATGATGTTGTTGTCGTTATCTTCCATGATCACGGTTCGCGTTATATGGGAAAAATGTATAATGAAGATTGGTTAAGAGAACGTGGCTTTTTAGAAGATGAGAAACTCAACGCAAAAAGTATCTTAAAAAGAAGAGGTGAGCAAGCAATTGTAACAGCAGATGTTGAACAAACCGTCTTTGAAGCGTTCAACTTTATGAAAACACTTAATATTTCTCAAATACCCGTAACACAGCAGGGAATGGTGGTCGGAAAAATAACAGAGTCTGATATTTTGAATGCTCTTTTAGAAAATCCAGCTCTTAAATCCTCGTCAGTACAAGAAGTTATGACAAAGCCCTTTCCTTTTGTTGACTTAAATACGTCGATTGATAAAATATCGGCTTTGATCAATAAAGATACACAAGCTGTACTGGTAGAAGATGAATTCGGAAAAATTAATATCATCACACAGTATGATATTATCAATGCAATATCTGAAGCATAA
- a CDS encoding TetR family transcriptional regulator, which translates to MEFSEKQLEILHVAEKLFATSGFDGTSVRDIAHEAQVNVAMINYYFGSKDKLLDDLFTYRVEKFKMDESILQLTIPVMDILDEMVKSYIKYMNSSLAIYHILAIEAGVKKRLMLSDSYKNLKKHNLNVISSILQKGVDAGEFRSGNDPILIHATMMGTFMNFQMNRSFLKSELNLTTDEEYSQYMESTLVTHLQRTIKALLTYEY; encoded by the coding sequence ATGGAATTCAGTGAAAAACAATTAGAAATATTGCATGTCGCAGAAAAGCTTTTTGCTACAAGTGGATTTGATGGTACATCTGTACGTGATATAGCACATGAAGCCCAGGTCAATGTCGCTATGATCAATTATTATTTTGGTTCTAAAGATAAATTGTTAGATGATCTTTTTACCTACAGGGTTGAAAAATTCAAGATGGATGAGAGTATTTTACAATTGACTATTCCTGTGATGGATATCCTTGACGAGATGGTAAAATCTTATATTAAATATATGAATTCTAGTCTGGCGATCTATCATATTTTGGCAATAGAAGCCGGAGTGAAAAAAAGGTTGATGCTTTCCGATTCCTATAAAAATTTAAAAAAGCACAATTTAAATGTCATTTCAAGTATTCTTCAAAAAGGAGTAGATGCAGGCGAGTTTCGATCAGGTAATGATCCAATCTTGATACATGCCACAATGATGGGGACGTTCATGAATTTTCAGATGAACAGATCTTTTCTAAAATCAGAATTAAATCTTACTACTGATGAGGAGTATAGTCAATATATGGAGTCAACTTTAGTAACCCACTTACAAAGAACGATTAAAGCTTTATTAACATATGAATATTAA
- the holA gene encoding DNA polymerase III subunit delta — MNISPILTDIKKRKFQPVYLLHGEESYFIDVISDALEHTVLNDAQKGFDQTVLYGKDTDFSTIVNAAKRYPMMSDHQLIIIKEAQDLKWKDDELIIKYVEQCTVSTVLVFDYKYGKFDKRKKLYKAIEKKGLVVESNKLYDDKVAAWVISYIKEQGWNIHPQAAALLSEYLGTELSKIVNELNKLMLNVPKEREIVVADIEQNIGISKDFNVFELNTALAKRNASKAYQIIDYFAANPKSNPLVLVLGTIAGYFTKVLKYHYIIDKSTAAKELGVHPFFMKEYELAARNYNRRKTFTIIEALKDADLKSKGMNVGGNTSTKDILTELIFTILN, encoded by the coding sequence ATGAATATCAGTCCTATTTTAACAGACATTAAAAAACGTAAATTTCAACCGGTCTATTTGTTGCACGGTGAGGAAAGCTATTTTATAGATGTCATAAGTGATGCATTAGAGCATACGGTTCTTAATGATGCTCAGAAAGGTTTTGATCAAACTGTACTTTACGGAAAGGATACTGATTTCTCGACAATTGTGAATGCTGCCAAGCGTTATCCAATGATGAGTGATCACCAACTGATTATTATTAAAGAGGCTCAGGATTTGAAATGGAAGGATGACGAATTGATTATCAAATATGTAGAGCAATGTACAGTGAGTACGGTTTTGGTGTTTGATTATAAATATGGCAAGTTTGACAAGCGTAAAAAATTATACAAAGCCATTGAAAAAAAAGGCCTTGTCGTAGAATCAAACAAACTTTATGACGATAAAGTAGCCGCATGGGTTATTTCTTATATTAAAGAACAGGGATGGAATATACATCCTCAAGCAGCTGCCCTACTGTCAGAATATTTAGGTACAGAACTTTCTAAAATTGTCAATGAGCTGAATAAACTGATGCTCAATGTACCAAAGGAAAGAGAAATTGTTGTGGCAGATATTGAACAAAATATTGGTATTTCAAAAGATTTTAATGTTTTTGAACTGAATACTGCTTTAGCGAAGCGTAACGCATCTAAAGCATATCAGATTATAGATTATTTTGCCGCAAATCCAAAAAGTAATCCTTTAGTGTTAGTTCTAGGTACTATAGCTGGATATTTCACCAAGGTTTTAAAATATCATTATATCATTGATAAAAGCACAGCAGCTAAAGAGCTGGGTGTTCATCCTTTTTTTATGAAAGAATATGAACTTGCAGCACGTAACTACAATAGAAGAAAAACATTTACGATCATCGAAGCATTAAAAGATGCAGATTTAAAATCAAAAGGAATGAATGTAGGAGGTAATACGAGTACTAAAGATATCCTGACAGAATTGATTTTTACAATACTTAATTAG
- a CDS encoding TolC family protein, producing the protein MNIKIGKLALLLFCLQGVAFAQQGDPLTLQEVIRLAQTQSLEAKASETKIKGRKLELDASKNSLLPDAKLSGQYLAMTSPDVKLRIPLSSSSDPMDIKANQLMLGQASVSMPIYTGGKIKNSIAAAGNAVKMEEFSALALKDQLAEQGISLYINLYKAQQTALLMEENIKRSEQRVTDFKAMEANGIIPRNDLLKAELQLSNYKVSLQEAKKNANVLNYQLVNFLKLDEATQVSAINLDEAPIAGDFSDVQTALANRNELKALQAQHDIALNKVNIEKSNALPKIALTGGYAALDVHNLVTVKNAVNVGVGVSYDIGSLYKNKKNVNIARNQVSQVDENVVMMNDKIKVQVQQANENYHLTISQNQLYTEAVNQANENYRIVKDKYDNGVADTDDLLEADVQQLQSKINLAISKANTVEKYYDLLLVNGQLTTK; encoded by the coding sequence ATGAATATTAAAATAGGGAAGTTGGCACTCTTACTTTTCTGTCTACAGGGGGTTGCATTTGCGCAACAGGGTGATCCCCTCACTTTGCAAGAAGTAATCCGTCTTGCTCAGACACAAAGTTTGGAAGCAAAAGCTTCAGAAACAAAAATTAAAGGAAGAAAATTGGAGTTGGATGCTTCAAAGAATAGTTTACTTCCTGACGCTAAGTTGAGCGGACAATATTTAGCAATGACTTCTCCGGATGTTAAACTTCGGATACCTTTATCATCATCTTCAGATCCGATGGATATTAAAGCTAATCAGTTAATGCTAGGACAGGCTTCTGTAAGTATGCCCATCTATACAGGTGGAAAAATTAAAAACAGTATCGCAGCAGCTGGCAATGCTGTGAAGATGGAGGAGTTCTCAGCTTTAGCGTTAAAAGATCAATTGGCTGAACAAGGTATTAGCTTGTATATCAATTTGTATAAAGCGCAACAGACTGCACTTTTAATGGAAGAAAATATTAAAAGATCTGAGCAACGTGTGACAGATTTTAAAGCTATGGAGGCGAATGGGATCATTCCACGAAATGATCTTTTAAAAGCTGAATTGCAATTGTCTAATTATAAGGTTTCTCTTCAGGAAGCAAAAAAAAATGCTAATGTTTTAAATTACCAGTTGGTTAATTTTTTAAAACTAGATGAGGCTACTCAAGTTTCTGCGATCAATCTGGATGAGGCACCTATAGCAGGAGATTTCTCTGATGTTCAAACCGCGTTGGCCAATAGGAATGAATTGAAGGCCTTACAGGCACAACATGATATTGCTTTGAATAAGGTCAATATTGAGAAATCTAATGCATTGCCAAAAATAGCATTAACGGGTGGTTATGCTGCACTGGACGTACATAATTTGGTAACAGTGAAAAATGCCGTGAATGTTGGTGTAGGAGTTTCTTATGATATTGGATCACTTTATAAAAATAAGAAGAATGTCAATATCGCCCGTAATCAAGTAAGCCAAGTGGATGAAAATGTGGTTATGATGAACGACAAAATTAAAGTTCAGGTACAACAGGCGAATGAAAATTATCACTTGACGATTTCTCAAAATCAATTGTATACAGAGGCAGTAAATCAGGCGAATGAAAATTATCGTATTGTAAAGGATAAATATGATAATGGTGTGGCGGATACAGATGATTTATTAGAAGCTGATGTACAACAGCTGCAATCAAAAATTAACTTAGCGATTTCTAAAGCTAATACTGTAGAGAAATATTATGATTTACTTTTAGTAAATGGTCAATTAACAACAAAATAA
- a CDS encoding type I restriction enzyme HsdR N-terminal domain-containing protein has translation MFNPIPLNLPPYPAKLTKENETIFIFDDLRKKKLVLTPEEWVRQHWVHFLHINKKYPKSLMKIEGGLRLNDLQKRSDLLIYNNQGEKIVLAEFKAPHIKITQATFEQIANYNSIHKIPLLLVSNGLQHYYCKIDFENKSFAFIKELPSYDQL, from the coding sequence ATGTTTAACCCAATTCCGTTAAATTTACCGCCATATCCAGCGAAATTGACAAAAGAGAATGAAACCATTTTCATTTTTGACGATTTACGAAAGAAGAAACTTGTTTTAACTCCGGAAGAATGGGTTCGCCAACATTGGGTACACTTTCTCCATATCAACAAAAAGTATCCTAAATCCTTAATGAAGATAGAAGGTGGCTTACGACTAAATGACCTTCAAAAACGAAGTGATTTACTCATATATAATAATCAAGGAGAAAAAATAGTACTAGCTGAATTTAAGGCACCACATATAAAAATTACACAGGCGACCTTCGAACAGATCGCTAATTACAATTCTATTCATAAAATTCCGTTACTCTTAGTAAGCAATGGATTACAGCATTACTACTGTAAAATTGATTTTGAAAACAAATCATTTGCCTTTATAAAAGAGCTACCGAGTTATGATCAACTTTAA